The Novosphingobium terrae genome has a window encoding:
- a CDS encoding retropepsin-like aspartic protease family protein, with translation MKSLPDDSLAGDASATLKEALIDLWHQIVSAVMAEPLAQLALIGIVLVVLGGWVRRGLPMAGGLLRLLGNLAVMATIAMAVLRFAHISTGMEGPGLTEQPKQTVSGGETRVPLAPDGHFWLSARVNGVPMRFLIDTGATITTLSPDSAEKAQITPSPFGQKVMMQTANGSTQADVASVEELRVGSVIARNLDVVVAPGMGGTNVLGMNFMSRLARWQVKDNVMVLVPHHPVGGKDEEK, from the coding sequence ATGAAGTCCCTGCCCGATGACAGCCTTGCCGGAGACGCCAGCGCCACGCTGAAAGAGGCGCTGATCGACCTCTGGCACCAGATCGTCAGCGCCGTCATGGCCGAGCCACTTGCACAGCTCGCGCTGATCGGCATCGTGCTGGTGGTGCTGGGCGGCTGGGTCCGCCGAGGCCTGCCCATGGCGGGCGGCCTCCTTCGCCTGCTCGGCAACCTCGCCGTTATGGCCACCATCGCCATGGCCGTGCTGCGCTTCGCCCATATCAGCACCGGCATGGAAGGCCCCGGCCTGACGGAACAGCCCAAACAGACTGTCTCCGGCGGCGAAACCCGCGTGCCGTTAGCACCAGACGGCCACTTCTGGCTCTCCGCCCGCGTCAACGGCGTGCCCATGCGCTTCCTCATCGACACCGGCGCCACCATCACCACCCTCTCCCCCGACAGCGCCGAAAAAGCCCAGATCACCCCCAGCCCCTTCGGCCAAAAAGTGATGATGCAAACCGCCAATGGCTCCACACAGGCCGATGTCGCCTCGGTGGAGGAACTGCGCGTGGGCAGCGTCATCGCCCGCAATCTGGACGTGGTGGTGGCCCCCGGCATGGGCGGCACGAATGTTTTGGGGATGAACTTTATGTCGCGGCTGGCGCGGTGGCAGGTGAAGGACAATGTGATGGTGCTGGTGCCGCATCATCCTGTCGGGGGTAAGGACGAAGAAAAGTAA
- a CDS encoding CCA tRNA nucleotidyltransferase, translating into MSALLPKAPWTAREDLAALVRALGADNIRWVGGAVRDTLLGADVKDIDAATPLPPEDVVEACKQAGLKTVPTGIEHGTVTVVLAGGPVEVTTLRHDVSTDGRRATVAFAQDWREDAARRDFTINALYADPETLEIFDYFGGLADLEARKVRFIGEAHQRIREDHLRILRYFRFRARFGAGEPDAEAEQACADLAATLKGLSRERIGMETMNLLALPDPAPTMARMQALGVLAEILPEADVQALAALVAQEQAQGIAPVAIRHLAALIPADPTLAGQIAGRFRLSGVQKKRLMSAASRPGDTAPPQALAYRLGVPEAIDALLLAGRDAKSIENFTPPIFPLKGGQIVARGVAAGPQVARVLHNVQTAWVDEGFPDATRIEALLEAELASLK; encoded by the coding sequence GTGAGCGCTCTGCTGCCCAAGGCGCCATGGACAGCGCGCGAGGATCTGGCCGCGCTGGTGCGCGCGCTCGGGGCTGACAACATCCGCTGGGTGGGCGGCGCGGTGCGCGACACGCTGCTGGGCGCGGATGTGAAAGACATCGACGCCGCCACCCCGCTGCCCCCCGAGGATGTGGTCGAAGCCTGCAAGCAGGCTGGCCTGAAAACCGTACCCACCGGCATCGAGCATGGCACGGTAACGGTGGTTCTGGCTGGCGGCCCGGTGGAGGTCACCACTTTGCGCCATGACGTTTCCACCGACGGGCGCCGGGCGACAGTGGCTTTCGCGCAGGACTGGCGCGAGGATGCGGCGCGGCGCGATTTCACCATCAACGCGCTCTATGCCGATCCCGAAACGCTGGAAATCTTCGACTATTTCGGCGGTCTGGCCGATCTGGAAGCGCGCAAGGTCCGCTTTATCGGCGAGGCGCATCAGCGCATCCGCGAGGACCATCTGCGCATCCTGCGCTACTTCCGCTTCCGCGCCCGCTTCGGTGCCGGGGAACCCGATGCCGAGGCCGAACAGGCCTGCGCCGATCTGGCCGCGACGCTCAAAGGCCTTTCGCGCGAACGCATCGGCATGGAGACGATGAACCTCCTCGCCCTGCCCGATCCCGCGCCGACCATGGCACGGATGCAGGCGCTGGGCGTGCTGGCCGAAATCCTGCCCGAGGCCGATGTGCAGGCGCTGGCCGCTCTGGTGGCGCAGGAGCAGGCGCAAGGCATCGCCCCCGTCGCCATCCGCCATCTGGCCGCGCTGATCCCCGCTGATCCAACGTTGGCCGGGCAGATCGCCGGTCGCTTCCGCCTGTCCGGCGTGCAGAAAAAGCGCCTGATGAGCGCCGCAAGCCGCCCCGGTGATACCGCCCCGCCGCAAGCTCTGGCCTACCGCCTTGGCGTGCCCGAAGCCATCGACGCCCTGTTACTGGCCGGTCGCGATGCCAAAAGCATTGAGAACTTCACGCCCCCCATCTTCCCGCTGAAAGGCGGCCAGATCGTGGCGCGCGGCGTGGCTGCCGGCCCGCAAGTCGCCCGCGTGCTGCATAACGTCCAGACCGCATGGGTCGATGAAGGCTTCCCCGACGCCACCCGCATCGAGGCCCTGCTGGAGGCCGAACTGGCCAGCCTGAAATGA
- a CDS encoding CoA pyrophosphatase: protein MTETASLHERLSALYRAGMARAVSGLWSDPRIEDDVPLKPAAVLIAVSEAGEPEILLTHRPTTMRAHPGQIALPGGRCEEGEDAIAAALREAEEEVGLLPEDVRVIGELDVIRTASGYEITPVLATIPTGLTFTPNPAEVADWFAAPAAYVLDPARHGSREVEWKGRKHRVIEIDWQGRRIWGVTGAILANLTLRIDWAQL, encoded by the coding sequence ATGACCGAGACTGCTTCCCTTCACGAGAGACTGTCGGCGCTTTACCGCGCCGGCATGGCCCGCGCCGTTTCCGGCCTGTGGAGCGATCCGCGCATCGAGGATGATGTGCCGCTCAAGCCTGCCGCCGTGCTGATCGCTGTGAGCGAGGCCGGTGAGCCCGAAATCCTGCTCACCCATCGCCCCACCACCATGCGCGCGCATCCCGGGCAGATCGCCCTGCCCGGTGGCCGCTGCGAGGAGGGCGAGGATGCCATCGCCGCCGCGCTACGCGAGGCGGAGGAAGAGGTTGGGCTGTTACCTGAGGATGTGCGGGTGATCGGGGAACTCGATGTGATCCGCACGGCCTCTGGCTATGAGATCACGCCGGTGCTGGCCACGATCCCGACCGGCCTGACCTTCACCCCCAACCCCGCCGAGGTGGCCGACTGGTTCGCCGCGCCTGCTGCCTATGTGCTTGATCCGGCGCGGCATGGCTCGCGTGAGGTCGAGTGGAAGGGCCGCAAGCATCGCGTGATCGAGATCGACTGGCAGGGCCGCCGCATCTGGGGCGTGACCGGCGCGATCCTCGCCAATCTGACGCTGCGCATCGACTGGGCCCAGCTGTGA
- a CDS encoding GNAT family N-acetyltransferase — protein sequence MASNSTLIPLDAVDPALVETLLDSAFEPGRHKRTAYKVREGMDWLPALSFAAMDEDEHLVGTIQCWPVALTDPEGRRHPLVMVGPVAVLPAHQGEGYGKALMTAALGALSPEAPLPQVMIGDPDYYGRFWGFTNAQTGGWDLPGPFERHRLLARANNPAVLPVVGMLGPWL from the coding sequence ATGGCATCGAACTCCACCCTAATCCCGCTTGATGCGGTTGACCCCGCGCTGGTTGAAACCCTTCTGGACTCCGCTTTCGAGCCGGGCCGACACAAGCGCACGGCCTATAAGGTGCGAGAGGGCATGGACTGGCTTCCCGCCCTGTCTTTCGCCGCGATGGATGAGGATGAGCATCTGGTCGGCACGATCCAGTGCTGGCCGGTGGCCCTGACCGACCCCGAGGGTCGCCGCCATCCGCTGGTGATGGTCGGCCCGGTGGCGGTGCTGCCCGCGCATCAGGGCGAGGGTTACGGCAAGGCGCTGATGACAGCGGCCTTGGGCGCGCTGTCTCCCGAGGCGCCGCTGCCTCAGGTGATGATCGGTGACCCGGATTATTACGGGCGTTTCTGGGGCTTTACCAATGCCCAGACCGGCGGCTGGGATCTGCCCGGGCCTTTTGAGCGCCATCGCCTGCTGGCGCGCGCCAACAATCCGGCAGTGCTGCCGGTGGTGGGCATGCTGGGGCCTTGGCTCTAA
- a CDS encoding ribonuclease HII, with amino-acid sequence MWIIGVDEAGRGPLAGPVVAGAVALPMPIEGLADSKKLSAKRRALLEAQIIEQSHWATGVCDVEEIDRLNIFGATMLAMTKAVANLVSRLDGPISIVLIDGNKTPEGRVAQWCWPARAIVGGDAIEPCISAASIIAKEHRDRVMRALHEAHPHYGWARNAGYGTAEHLAGMREHGVTAHHRRSFAPVAQLCLI; translated from the coding sequence ATGTGGATCATCGGCGTAGACGAAGCGGGGCGCGGCCCCTTGGCAGGCCCCGTGGTTGCAGGCGCAGTGGCGCTGCCCATGCCCATCGAGGGGCTGGCGGATTCCAAGAAGCTCAGCGCCAAGCGACGGGCTCTGCTGGAGGCGCAGATCATCGAGCAGTCCCATTGGGCCACCGGCGTGTGCGATGTGGAGGAGATCGACCGCCTGAACATCTTCGGCGCCACCATGCTGGCGATGACCAAGGCCGTGGCCAATCTGGTGTCGCGTCTGGATGGCCCGATCTCGATCGTGCTGATCGATGGCAACAAGACGCCCGAGGGCCGCGTGGCGCAGTGGTGCTGGCCGGCCCGCGCCATCGTCGGCGGTGATGCCATCGAGCCCTGCATCAGTGCGGCCAGCATCATCGCCAAGGAGCATCGCGACCGTGTGATGCGCGCCCTGCATGAGGCGCATCCGCATTACGGCTGGGCGCGCAATGCGGGCTACGGCACGGCGGAGCATCTGGCGGGCATGCGCGAGCATGGCGTGACGGCGCATCATCGGCGCAGTTTTGCTCCGGTGGCGCAACTTTGCCTGATCTAG
- a CDS encoding site-specific DNA-methyltransferase — MVQLLVKERVAEAPLVRTRPARKVSTRARKLPVPQVPREALPLSTIIPGDCIEAMRSLPTASVDMVFADPPYNLQLGGDLSRPDGSHVDAVTDEWDKFDSFATYDKFTRDWLTEARRVLKPTGSLWVIGSYHNIFRVGAILQDLGFWILNDIVWRKANPMPNFKGTRFTNAHETLIWASMGEKSRYTFNYRTMKTLNDELQMRSDWVLPICSGGERLKKGGSKVHPTQKPESLLYRVMLATTNKGDVVLDPFFGTGTTGAVAKRLGREWIGCEREGDYREAALERIEMALPLDEAALTTMQSPKAAPKVAFGTLIETGWIKPGTQLSAKKGAMVATVRADGSLASGDVTGSIHGVGAKLQGAPSCNGWTFWNIEHEGQSKPLDAIRQLYLLSTEP; from the coding sequence ATGGTTCAGCTTCTGGTGAAAGAGCGCGTCGCGGAAGCTCCGCTCGTTCGCACCCGTCCCGCCCGCAAGGTCTCGACCCGTGCCCGCAAGCTGCCTGTGCCTCAGGTGCCGCGTGAGGCGCTGCCGCTCTCCACGATCATCCCGGGCGACTGCATCGAGGCGATGCGCAGCCTGCCCACCGCCAGCGTCGATATGGTCTTCGCCGATCCGCCGTACAATCTGCAGCTGGGCGGCGATCTCTCGCGCCCGGATGGCAGCCATGTCGATGCCGTGACCGACGAGTGGGACAAGTTCGACAGCTTTGCGACCTATGACAAATTCACCCGCGACTGGCTGACCGAGGCGCGTCGCGTTCTGAAGCCCACCGGCTCGCTGTGGGTGATCGGCAGCTATCACAACATCTTCCGCGTCGGCGCGATTTTGCAGGATCTGGGCTTCTGGATCTTGAACGACATCGTGTGGCGCAAGGCCAACCCCATGCCCAACTTCAAGGGCACGCGCTTCACCAACGCGCATGAGACGCTGATCTGGGCGAGCATGGGCGAAAAGAGCCGCTACACCTTCAACTACCGCACCATGAAGACACTGAACGACGAGCTTCAGATGCGCAGCGACTGGGTGCTGCCGATCTGCTCGGGCGGCGAGCGGTTGAAGAAGGGCGGATCGAAAGTCCACCCGACGCAGAAGCCGGAAAGCCTGCTCTATCGCGTGATGCTGGCCACCACCAACAAGGGTGATGTGGTGCTCGATCCCTTCTTCGGCACCGGCACCACCGGAGCGGTGGCCAAGCGCCTTGGCCGTGAATGGATCGGCTGCGAGCGCGAGGGCGATTACCGCGAGGCCGCGCTGGAGCGTATCGAGATGGCGCTGCCGCTCGATGAAGCCGCGCTGACCACCATGCAGAGCCCCAAGGCCGCGCCCAAGGTCGCCTTCGGCACGCTGATCGAAACCGGTTGGATCAAGCCGGGCACTCAGCTTTCGGCCAAGAAGGGCGCGATGGTCGCCACGGTGCGCGCCGATGGCTCGCTGGCCTCGGGCGATGTGACGGGCTCGATCCACGGCGTTGGCGCCAAGCTGCAGGGTGCGCCCAGCTGCAACGGCTGGACCTTCTGGAACATCGAACATGAAGGGCAGAGCAAGCCCCTCGACGCCATCCGCCAGCTTTACCTGCTCTCCACCGAGCCGTGA
- the folP gene encoding dihydropteroate synthase codes for MSLQVYIRPAALAESPQAEGGAVRLAGGMAWASRFAVIVRDGARVIARDVVSDVAGALAGLPAEVRADGAAQWDALCSPRQPLTLPLKDGGQRVIRMDSPQIMGILNMTPDSFSDAGQFLDKPEVAQAHAAAMLEAGAAIIDVGGESTRPNAPAVWEGDELKRIVPAVEHLAAMGAAISLDTRRLVVMEAGLKAGAQIVNDVSALRHDPRALPFVARSGAPVCLMHAPGDDADLHSNGAYADVVLDVFDWLREHRDRAMAAGIPAEKILLDPGIGFGKTLAENLALMNALPLYHALGCPLLVGASRKRMIGALSAEAPAHKRLGGSVALALKMMEAGVQIIRVHDVPETVQAMHVWRGMRDAALTDFSQIVE; via the coding sequence GTGAGCTTGCAGGTCTATATCCGCCCCGCCGCGCTGGCTGAAAGCCCGCAGGCGGAAGGCGGAGCGGTGCGGCTGGCGGGCGGTATGGCCTGGGCCAGCCGCTTTGCTGTGATCGTGAGAGATGGCGCACGGGTGATCGCGCGCGATGTGGTCAGCGATGTGGCCGGCGCGCTGGCAGGTCTGCCTGCCGAAGTGCGCGCGGATGGCGCGGCGCAATGGGATGCCCTGTGCAGCCCGCGCCAGCCGCTGACGCTGCCCCTGAAAGACGGCGGCCAGCGCGTGATCCGCATGGACAGCCCGCAGATCATGGGCATCCTCAACATGACGCCCGACAGCTTTTCCGATGCGGGCCAGTTCCTCGACAAGCCGGAAGTAGCGCAGGCCCATGCCGCCGCCATGCTGGAAGCGGGCGCCGCGATCATCGACGTGGGCGGCGAAAGCACGCGCCCCAACGCCCCCGCCGTGTGGGAGGGCGATGAACTGAAGCGCATCGTCCCCGCTGTCGAGCATCTGGCGGCGATGGGCGCGGCGATCAGCCTCGACACGCGCCGTCTGGTGGTGATGGAGGCCGGGCTGAAGGCCGGTGCGCAGATCGTGAACGACGTTTCCGCCCTGCGTCATGATCCGCGCGCTTTGCCTTTCGTGGCCCGCAGCGGCGCGCCCGTCTGCCTGATGCACGCCCCCGGCGATGATGCCGATCTGCACAGCAATGGTGCCTATGCCGATGTGGTTCTGGACGTCTTTGACTGGCTGCGCGAGCATCGCGACAGGGCCATGGCGGCGGGCATCCCGGCGGAGAAGATCCTGCTCGATCCGGGTATCGGTTTCGGCAAGACGCTGGCGGAAAACCTCGCGCTGATGAACGCTCTGCCGCTGTATCACGCGCTGGGCTGCCCGCTGTTGGTGGGCGCCAGCCGCAAGCGGATGATCGGGGCGCTGTCTGCGGAGGCTCCGGCGCATAAGCGCCTGGGCGGCAGCGTGGCTTTGGCTCTGAAGATGATGGAAGCAGGGGTGCAGATCATCCGCGTCCATGATGTGCCAGAAACTGTGCAGGCGATGCATGTGTGGCGCGGGATGCGGGATGCGGCTCTGACGGATTTTTCGCAGATCGTGGAGTGA
- a CDS encoding sigma-54-dependent transcriptional regulator produces MSETEPRLLMLIDDEPAQSRLITALAAREGWRTVVVNDAETAIAMLGTRQGMQLGAIILDQWVPGDEACGLIAELRNRRPALPILMLTTSASPLLAVEAMRAGATDYLIKPVAPDRMMQALRTATTREAPRDELQPLTEKMHGPATFDAMIGAAPAFRTALAIAAKAARNHGPVLIEGESGTGKEMLVRAIHAASMRSKLPVRIVNAGTTAGNAIESILFGHEKGAFPGAFDRQVGALQQCDGATLVIDEIDRLPLGVQERLAEALTRSDCRPIGARHSFRVDVRLIAASNFPLKELVAQGDFLPDLQALIGGTTLYLPSLRERTGDIPALARHFLARIGEQPGLRSLGITEGALSLLSAYDWPGNVRQLQAVLFRAAVFCDGDALTADDFPQLSSMITAEPVHASGMAHESAGVMLFTADGNLRPLEDIEADVIRLAIGHYRGRMTEVARRLGIGRSTLYRKLSDLGIDNVA; encoded by the coding sequence ATGTCTGAGACCGAACCCCGCCTGTTGATGCTGATCGACGATGAGCCGGCACAAAGCCGCCTGATCACCGCTCTGGCCGCGCGTGAGGGATGGCGAACCGTGGTGGTAAACGACGCCGAAACCGCCATCGCCATGCTCGGCACCCGCCAAGGCATGCAGCTGGGCGCCATCATCCTCGACCAATGGGTGCCCGGCGACGAAGCCTGCGGGTTGATCGCCGAATTGCGCAACCGCCGCCCCGCCTTGCCGATCCTGATGCTGACCACCAGCGCCTCGCCCCTGCTCGCCGTTGAAGCCATGCGCGCCGGGGCCACCGACTATCTGATCAAGCCCGTCGCGCCCGACCGCATGATGCAGGCTCTGCGCACCGCCACCACGCGTGAGGCCCCGCGTGACGAGCTTCAGCCGCTCACCGAAAAGATGCATGGCCCCGCCACCTTCGATGCAATGATCGGCGCCGCCCCCGCCTTTCGCACCGCTCTGGCGATTGCCGCGAAAGCCGCCCGCAACCACGGCCCTGTGCTGATCGAGGGCGAAAGCGGCACCGGCAAGGAAATGCTGGTGCGCGCGATCCACGCCGCCTCCATGCGCTCCAAGCTGCCGGTGCGGATCGTCAACGCCGGGACCACGGCGGGCAATGCCATCGAATCGATCCTCTTCGGCCATGAGAAAGGCGCCTTCCCCGGCGCCTTCGACCGGCAGGTCGGCGCCCTGCAGCAATGCGACGGCGCCACGCTGGTCATCGACGAGATCGACCGCCTGCCCCTAGGCGTGCAAGAGCGCCTCGCCGAAGCCCTCACCCGCAGCGACTGCCGCCCCATCGGCGCGCGCCACTCCTTCCGTGTCGACGTGCGCCTGATCGCCGCCAGCAACTTCCCGCTGAAGGAACTGGTGGCGCAAGGCGACTTCCTGCCCGACCTGCAGGCCCTGATCGGCGGCACCACGCTCTATCTGCCCTCTCTGCGTGAGCGCACCGGCGATATCCCCGCTCTTGCCCGCCATTTCCTCGCCCGCATCGGTGAGCAGCCCGGCCTGCGCAGCCTGGGCATCACGGAAGGCGCATTGTCGCTGCTTTCGGCCTATGACTGGCCGGGCAATGTGCGCCAGCTGCAGGCCGTCCTCTTCCGCGCCGCCGTCTTCTGCGACGGCGATGCCCTGACCGCCGACGATTTCCCCCAGCTTTCCAGCATGATCACCGCCGAGCCGGTTCACGCGAGCGGCATGGCCCACGAGAGCGCGGGCGTGATGCTGTTCACGGCAGACGGCAATCTGCGCCCGCTGGAAGATATCGAGGCGGACGTGATCCGTCTGGCCATCGGGCATTACCGTGGGCGGATGACGGAAGTTGCCCGTCGTCTGGGGATCGGGCGTTCGACGCTTTATCGCAAGCTGAGCGATCTGGGGATCGATAACGTCGCCTGA
- a CDS encoding aa3-type cytochrome c oxidase subunit IV: MTQAHDPSTHSHGGQDVTAARQTYAGFVRLVSVSTPIILLLAAFVVFLLTR; encoded by the coding sequence ATGACACAGGCCCATGATCCTTCAACGCATAGCCATGGCGGTCAGGACGTGACCGCTGCGCGCCAGACCTATGCCGGCTTCGTCAGGCTGGTCTCGGTTTCCACACCGATCATTCTGCTTCTGGCGGCTTTCGTCGTCTTTCTGCTGACGCGCTGA
- a CDS encoding NAD(P) transhydrogenase subunit alpha encodes MIIAVPRESAEGETRVAATPETVKKFIALGAQVAVEAGAGLSASIADADYEAVGARVGDAASVLAGAQIVLGVQGADPAHLTGVAPGAWVVAGLDPFGQRGRIDAYAAAGLEALAMEFMPRITRAQSMDILSSQSNLAGYKAVVDAAGVYGRAFPMMMTAAGTISAAKAFVMGVGVAGLQAIATARRLGAQVSATDVRSATKEQIQSLGAKPIFVESVAGIEGEGSGGYATEMSEEYQKAQAELVSGHIAKQDIVITTALIPGRAAPRLISDAQIASMKPGSVIFDLAVSQGGNVEGSVADQIVERHGVKIMGWSNTASRLPADASALFSRNLYNFLSAFWDKEKGAPVLDEEIGGAIRLTQGGAVVHPRLLG; translated from the coding sequence CTGATCATCGCCGTTCCGCGTGAGAGCGCGGAGGGGGAAACGCGTGTGGCCGCCACGCCCGAGACGGTGAAGAAATTCATCGCTCTGGGCGCGCAGGTCGCGGTGGAGGCGGGCGCGGGGCTGAGTGCCTCGATTGCCGATGCCGATTATGAAGCTGTCGGGGCAAGGGTGGGCGATGCCGCCAGTGTGCTGGCGGGCGCGCAGATCGTGCTGGGGGTGCAGGGGGCTGATCCCGCGCATCTGACCGGCGTGGCGCCGGGGGCTTGGGTTGTGGCCGGGCTCGATCCTTTCGGGCAGCGTGGGCGCATCGATGCCTATGCCGCCGCCGGGCTTGAGGCTTTGGCGATGGAGTTCATGCCGCGTATTACGCGCGCGCAGTCGATGGATATTCTTTCCAGCCAGTCGAACCTTGCCGGGTACAAGGCGGTGGTCGATGCGGCGGGGGTCTATGGCCGGGCCTTCCCGATGATGATGACCGCGGCGGGCACGATCAGCGCGGCCAAGGCCTTTGTGATGGGCGTGGGCGTGGCGGGCTTGCAAGCCATCGCCACGGCGCGGCGTCTGGGGGCTCAGGTTTCGGCGACCGATGTGCGCTCGGCCACGAAAGAGCAGATCCAGTCGCTGGGCGCGAAACCCATCTTCGTGGAAAGCGTCGCGGGGATCGAGGGTGAGGGCAGCGGCGGCTATGCCACCGAAATGAGCGAGGAATACCAGAAGGCGCAGGCCGAACTGGTTTCCGGCCATATCGCCAAGCAGGATATCGTCATCACCACCGCGCTGATCCCCGGGCGAGCGGCGCCCCGACTGATTTCGGACGCGCAGATCGCCAGCATGAAGCCGGGCAGCGTGATCTTCGATCTCGCGGTGTCGCAGGGCGGCAATGTGGAAGGCTCCGTGGCGGACCAGATTGTCGAGCGGCATGGCGTGAAGATCATGGGCTGGTCGAACACGGCCTCGCGGCTGCCGGCGGATGCTTCGGCGCTGTTTTCGCGCAATCTCTACAACTTCCTCTCGGCCTTCTGGGACAAGGAGAAGGGCGCTCCGGTGCTGGATGAGGAAATCGGCGGGGCGATCCGCCTCACGCAAGGCGGAGCGGTGGTGCATCCCCGCCTGCTGGGCTGA
- a CDS encoding proton-translocating transhydrogenase family protein: MDFISILSIFVMACFVGYYVVWSVTPALHTPLMAVTNAISSVIVVGALIAAAASGIGTGAGVSKWLGLGAVVLASINIFGGFAVTARMLAMYKKKERK, from the coding sequence ATGGATTTTATCTCGATCCTGTCGATTTTCGTGATGGCCTGTTTTGTGGGCTATTACGTGGTGTGGTCGGTGACGCCTGCGTTGCATACGCCGCTGATGGCGGTGACCAATGCGATCTCCTCGGTGATCGTGGTGGGCGCGCTGATCGCGGCGGCGGCCAGCGGGATTGGCACTGGCGCTGGCGTGTCGAAATGGCTGGGGCTGGGGGCGGTGGTGCTGGCCAGCATCAACATCTTCGGCGGCTTTGCCGTGACCGCCCGCATGCTGGCGATGTATAAGAAGAAGGAGCGCAAGTGA
- a CDS encoding NAD(P)(+) transhydrogenase (Re/Si-specific) subunit beta codes for MVLQLLSEGVESLTISTEAIAPNPWVAFAYLVAGVLFILALRGLSSPSTSRAGNRYGMIGMTIAVVTTLITHFPITMAGCDIAASGPDSFTFCQAMAKPDLGAFGLILAAIALGGGIGWVTARKIAMTDMPQLVAAFHSLVGLAAVLVGWAAYLNPQAFGIVEVVNDVSTALAQTGPEGTALPMQIHPQSLIEMSLGIAIGAITFSGSVIAFLKLAGKMSGAPIMLPARHAINIVLLLAIAFFIFGFFMSQSMVDIALITALSFIIGFLLIIPIGGADMPVVVSMLNSYSGWAAAAMGFTLHNTAMIITGALVGSSGAILSYIMCKAMNRSFVSVIAGGFGAAAETGGGAAKEQRPWKRGSAEDAAFLLKEAENVIIIPGYGMAVAQAQHVLREMADTLKKEGVNVKYAIHPVAGRMPGHMNVLLAEANVPYDEVFELEDINGEFAQADVAFIIGANDVVNPAAKTDKSSPIYGMPVFDVDKAKTVMFIKRSMSGVGYSGVDNDVFYMDQTMMLLADAKKMVEEIVKSLQH; via the coding sequence ATGGTCTTGCAGCTTCTTTCCGAAGGCGTTGAAAGCCTGACGATTTCCACCGAGGCCATTGCGCCCAATCCATGGGTGGCCTTTGCCTATCTGGTGGCGGGCGTGCTGTTCATTCTGGCGCTGCGGGGTCTGTCCTCGCCCAGCACCAGCCGGGCGGGCAACCGTTACGGCATGATCGGCATGACGATTGCCGTGGTGACCACGCTGATCACGCATTTCCCTATAACTATGGCGGGATGCGATATTGCCGCATCAGGGCCAGACAGCTTTACCTTTTGCCAAGCGATGGCGAAGCCCGATTTGGGCGCCTTTGGCTTGATCCTCGCAGCCATCGCGCTTGGCGGCGGGATCGGCTGGGTGACAGCTCGCAAGATCGCCATGACGGACATGCCGCAACTGGTTGCTGCCTTCCACTCGCTGGTTGGTCTGGCGGCGGTGCTGGTGGGCTGGGCGGCTTATCTTAATCCGCAGGCCTTCGGCATTGTCGAGGTCGTGAACGATGTGAGCACCGCTCTGGCGCAGACCGGGCCGGAGGGCACGGCGCTGCCCATGCAGATCCACCCGCAAAGCCTGATCGAAATGTCGCTGGGCATCGCCATTGGCGCGATCACCTTCAGCGGCTCGGTCATCGCTTTCCTCAAGCTGGCGGGCAAGATGAGCGGCGCGCCGATCATGCTGCCCGCGCGCCATGCCATCAACATCGTGCTGCTGCTGGCCATCGCCTTCTTCATCTTCGGCTTCTTTATGTCGCAGTCGATGGTGGATATCGCGCTGATTACCGCACTCAGCTTCATCATCGGCTTCCTGCTGATCATCCCCATCGGCGGGGCGGATATGCCGGTGGTGGTCTCGATGCTGAACAGCTATTCCGGCTGGGCCGCTGCCGCCATGGGCTTCACCCTGCACAACACGGCGATGATCATCACCGGGGCGCTGGTCGGCTCCTCGGGCGCGATCCTCTCCTACATCATGTGCAAGGCGATGAACCGCAGCTTTGTCAGCGTGATCGCGGGCGGCTTCGGCGCAGCGGCGGAAACCGGAGGCGGCGCCGCCAAGGAACAGCGCCCATGGAAGCGCGGCAGCGCCGAGGATGCGGCCTTCCTGCTCAAGGAAGCCGAGAATGTCATCATCATCCCCGGCTATGGCATGGCGGTGGCGCAGGCCCAGCATGTGCTGCGCGAAATGGCCGACACGCTCAAGAAAGAGGGCGTGAACGTCAAATATGCCATCCATCCCGTGGCGGGCCGCATGCCCGGCCATATGAATGTGCTGCTGGCCGAGGCGAACGTGCCTTACGATGAGGTCTTCGAACTGGAGGACATCAATGGCGAGTTCGCTCAGGCCGATGTGGCCTTCATCATCGGGGCCAACGATGTGGTGAACCCCGCCGCCAAGACCGACAAGAGCAGCCCGATCTATGGCATGCCCGTCTTCGACGTGGACAAGGCCAAGACCGTGATGTTCATCAAGCGCTCGATGAGCGGGGTGGGCTATTCAGGTGTTGATAATGATGTGTTTTATATGGACCAGACCATGATGCTGCTGGCAGACGCCAAAAAGATGGTGGAGGAGATCGTTAAATCCCTCCAGCACTGA